A genomic stretch from Pseudomonas sp. MUP55 includes:
- the rho gene encoding transcription termination factor Rho, giving the protein MNLTELKQKPITDLLQLAEEMGIENMARSRKQDVIFSLLKKHAKSGEEISGDGVLEILQDGFGFLRSADASYLAGPDDIYVSPSQIRRFNLRTGDTIVGKIRPPKEGERYFALLKVDTINFDRPENAKNKILFENLTPLFPTVRMKMEAGNGSTEDLTGRVIDLCAPIGKGQRGLIVAPPKAGKTIMLQNIAANIARNNPEVHLIVLLIDERPEEVTEMQRTVRGEVVASTFDEPPTRHVQVAEMVIEKAKRLVEHKKDVVILLDSITRLARAYNTVIPSSGKVLTGGVDAHALEKPKRFFGAARNIEEGGSLTIIATALVETGSKMDEVIYEEFKGTGNMELPLDRRIAEKRVFPAININRSGTRREELLTADDELQRMWILRKLLHPMDEVAAIEFLIDKLKTTKTNDEFFLSMKRK; this is encoded by the coding sequence ATGAATCTGACTGAACTCAAGCAAAAGCCGATTACCGACCTGCTCCAACTGGCCGAAGAAATGGGCATAGAAAATATGGCCCGTTCGCGCAAGCAGGACGTGATTTTCTCCCTGCTCAAGAAGCACGCGAAAAGCGGCGAGGAAATCTCCGGTGATGGCGTGCTGGAGATTCTCCAGGACGGCTTCGGCTTCCTCCGCTCCGCAGACGCTTCCTATCTCGCCGGCCCAGACGATATCTACGTCTCGCCGAGCCAGATCCGTCGCTTCAACTTGCGCACCGGCGACACCATCGTTGGCAAGATCCGCCCTCCGAAGGAAGGCGAGCGTTACTTCGCCCTGCTCAAGGTCGATACGATCAACTTCGATCGTCCGGAGAACGCGAAGAACAAGATTCTCTTCGAGAACCTGACCCCGCTGTTCCCGACCGTGCGCATGAAGATGGAAGCCGGTAACGGTTCCACCGAAGACTTGACCGGTCGTGTGATCGACCTGTGCGCGCCTATCGGTAAAGGCCAGCGCGGCCTGATCGTCGCGCCGCCGAAAGCCGGTAAAACGATCATGCTGCAGAACATTGCAGCGAACATCGCACGTAACAACCCGGAAGTTCACCTGATCGTGCTGTTGATCGATGAGCGTCCGGAAGAAGTGACCGAAATGCAGCGCACCGTGCGTGGCGAAGTGGTTGCCTCGACGTTCGATGAGCCGCCAACCCGCCACGTGCAGGTTGCTGAAATGGTGATCGAGAAGGCCAAGCGCCTGGTCGAGCACAAGAAAGACGTGGTGATCCTGCTCGACTCCATCACCCGTCTGGCCCGTGCCTACAACACCGTGATCCCGAGTTCCGGCAAGGTACTGACCGGTGGTGTCGATGCCCACGCCCTGGAGAAACCAAAGCGTTTCTTCGGCGCCGCGCGCAACATCGAAGAAGGCGGCTCGCTGACCATTATCGCCACCGCGCTGGTTGAAACCGGCTCGAAGATGGACGAAGTGATCTACGAAGAGTTCAAGGGTACCGGCAACATGGAATTGCCCCTGGACCGTCGTATCGCTGAAAAGCGTGTGTTCCCGGCCATCAACATCAACCGCTCCGGCACCCGCCGCGAAGAGTTGCTGACTGCCGACGACGAACTGCAGCGCATGTGGATCCTGCGCAAGCTGCTGCACCCGATGGACGAAGTAGCCGCCATCGAGTTCCTGATCGACAAGCTGAAAACCACCAAGACCAACGACGAGTTCTTCCTGTCGATGAAACGCAAGTAA
- a CDS encoding CDP-6-deoxy-delta-3,4-glucoseen reductase: protein MRVTLQPSGAVLELDPGERILDGARRLGYECPQACRNGVCHVCAALLVEGRVQQAGEVRDHGEFFTCIAEPLEDCIVLWDGVLAPGELPLRKLSCQLSECVEVGGDVWRVRLRAPAGKAVRYHAGQYLMIERENGEKSAFSLASAPHSGRELELHVLAREDSARNLLDQLQRNQMARIELPFGDTHLAELPDGPLVLIAAGTGMAQMHSLIEHCRASGFKHPVHLYWGVRRPEDFYEIEHWEQWQQLPNLFLHKVVSDLCGWEGRCGLLHEAVCEDIADLTAVHVYASGSPAMIYGTLDALVDAGMDAHQMRADVFAYAPRP from the coding sequence ATGCGTGTAACCCTGCAACCTTCCGGCGCTGTACTGGAGCTGGACCCTGGCGAACGAATCCTCGACGGCGCACGTCGCCTCGGCTACGAGTGCCCTCAGGCCTGTCGCAACGGCGTATGCCACGTGTGCGCGGCGCTGCTGGTGGAGGGCCGGGTGCAGCAGGCCGGTGAGGTGCGTGATCACGGTGAGTTCTTTACCTGTATCGCCGAGCCGCTGGAAGATTGCATTGTGTTGTGGGATGGCGTGCTGGCGCCGGGAGAGTTGCCGTTGCGCAAGTTGTCGTGCCAATTGAGCGAATGCGTGGAAGTCGGTGGCGATGTGTGGCGCGTGCGCCTGCGAGCCCCGGCGGGCAAGGCGGTGCGTTATCACGCCGGGCAATACCTGATGATCGAGCGGGAGAACGGCGAGAAGTCGGCGTTTTCCCTGGCGTCGGCGCCTCACTCCGGGCGTGAGCTGGAACTGCACGTGCTGGCCCGTGAAGACAGCGCACGCAACCTGCTGGACCAGCTCCAGCGCAATCAAATGGCGCGTATTGAACTGCCGTTCGGTGACACCCACCTGGCCGAGTTGCCGGACGGGCCGCTGGTACTGATCGCCGCCGGCACCGGCATGGCCCAGATGCACAGCCTGATCGAGCATTGCCGGGCTTCCGGTTTCAAGCACCCTGTGCACCTGTATTGGGGCGTGCGTCGTCCGGAAGACTTCTACGAGATCGAACACTGGGAACAGTGGCAGCAACTGCCCAACCTGTTCCTGCACAAGGTTGTGAGCGACTTGTGCGGTTGGGAAGGGCGTTGCGGGTTACTGCATGAAGCTGTGTGCGAAGACATTGCCGACCTGACGGCCGTGCATGTTTACGCCAGCGGCTCACCGGCGATGATCTACGGCACGCTGGACGCATTGGTCGACGCCGGGATGGATGCGCACCAGATGCGCGCTGACGTATTTGCCTACGCCCCCCGGCCCTGA
- a CDS encoding TonB-dependent receptor — MGSYKKHALYSAILSANLLTAVGFNPVLADETPAAEAPRLDTVIVTGTRAQERTASASLSPIDVISGETLRSTGSDELGAVLARLIPSINFPRPSLVDGAELVRPAQLRGLSPDQVLVLVNGKRRHTSAFVNLGGAVGRGSAPADLNAIPLSAVDHIEVLRDGASARYGSDAIAGVINVILKHTDHGGSVSTKFGEYKKGDGIQRNISGNTGLALGDNGFINLSGEGADNDYTNRAGNDYRPGSVGSTTYGQRVFRQGEPATNEGKFQFNSEYAFNDAAEFYTFGGYSKRRGETAAFYRASNASNNIAALNPNGYLPLIKGNLEDTSLVVGLRGLLAYDWHYDLSANYGKNQYELGTETINTSLGLSTPRKFNNGTLSNDQKQVSLDLSREFDLGLLPYPVSVAFGGEYLHQGYEIEAGEPASYYQTGSSGLGGFRDADAGTSTRHNWAQYLDLETNFTEKLSASAAVRHEDYSDFGSNLSGSLSARYDFTPQVALRGSISNGFRAPSLAQQNFAYTSSQLIGNTIQEAGTFPANSQVARLLGAEDLKAEKSRNYSLGLVLEPADDLTVTLDVYRIDIRDRISLSSNLSLNPATVAYLQANGVGNINYTTARYFTNATDTSTDGVDLVANYRYQFDNGIRWNSTVGYNYNHTKVTDVKANPAVLDSLGANLVRVDRRERIGLLGDTTPQHKLSLGNDFTFGQWALHSNLVRYGEFTSYQADKVNDQTFKAAWVLDLSADYKLKNWTFTLGGDNVTDKYPEKVNAYASSGGNLAYSTFSPYGYSGAFYYGKVAYNW; from the coding sequence ATGGGGAGTTACAAGAAACACGCGCTGTACTCAGCGATTTTGTCGGCCAATTTGCTGACCGCTGTGGGCTTCAATCCCGTCCTGGCAGACGAAACGCCTGCCGCCGAAGCGCCCAGGCTCGACACGGTGATCGTCACCGGTACCCGCGCCCAGGAGCGCACTGCCAGCGCTTCGTTGTCGCCTATCGACGTGATCTCCGGCGAAACCCTGCGCAGCACCGGCTCCGACGAGTTGGGCGCCGTGTTGGCGCGCCTGATTCCATCGATCAACTTTCCCCGGCCAAGCCTGGTCGATGGCGCCGAACTGGTGCGCCCGGCGCAGTTGCGCGGCCTGTCGCCGGACCAGGTGCTGGTGCTGGTCAACGGCAAGCGCCGTCACACCAGTGCCTTCGTCAATCTCGGCGGAGCGGTGGGCCGCGGTTCGGCACCGGCAGACTTGAATGCAATCCCGCTGTCGGCGGTCGACCACATCGAAGTGTTGCGTGATGGCGCCTCTGCTCGTTATGGCTCAGACGCGATCGCTGGGGTGATCAACGTGATTCTCAAGCACACCGATCATGGCGGCTCGGTCTCCACCAAGTTCGGTGAGTACAAGAAGGGTGACGGAATCCAGCGCAATATCAGTGGCAACACCGGCCTGGCCTTGGGCGACAACGGCTTTATCAACCTCTCGGGCGAAGGCGCCGACAACGATTACACCAATCGCGCGGGCAATGATTACCGCCCCGGCAGCGTCGGCTCCACCACCTACGGTCAGCGTGTGTTCCGTCAGGGCGAGCCGGCCACCAACGAAGGCAAGTTCCAGTTCAACTCTGAATATGCCTTCAACGATGCGGCCGAGTTCTACACCTTCGGCGGCTACAGCAAGCGACGCGGCGAGACGGCGGCGTTCTATCGAGCGAGCAATGCGTCCAACAACATTGCGGCGCTCAACCCCAACGGCTACCTGCCGCTGATCAAGGGCAACCTGGAAGACACGTCCCTGGTGGTCGGCTTGCGCGGTCTGCTGGCTTACGACTGGCATTACGATTTGTCGGCCAACTACGGCAAGAACCAGTATGAGCTGGGCACTGAAACCATCAATACGTCCCTGGGCCTGAGCACGCCGCGCAAATTCAACAATGGCACCTTGAGCAACGATCAGAAGCAAGTCAGCCTGGACCTGTCCCGTGAGTTTGACCTGGGGTTGCTGCCATACCCGGTTTCCGTGGCGTTTGGCGGTGAATACCTGCATCAAGGTTATGAAATCGAAGCAGGGGAGCCCGCGTCCTACTACCAGACCGGCAGCTCGGGCCTCGGTGGCTTTCGCGATGCCGATGCCGGCACCAGCACCCGGCACAACTGGGCGCAGTATCTGGACCTGGAAACCAACTTCACCGAAAAACTCAGCGCCTCGGCTGCGGTGCGGCATGAGGACTACAGTGATTTTGGCTCCAACCTCAGCGGTTCGCTGTCGGCCCGTTACGACTTCACCCCGCAAGTGGCGTTGCGCGGCAGTATTTCCAACGGCTTTCGCGCGCCGTCCCTGGCCCAGCAGAATTTCGCCTATACCTCGTCGCAGTTGATCGGCAATACGATCCAGGAGGCCGGCACGTTCCCTGCCAACAGCCAGGTGGCGCGACTGCTCGGCGCCGAAGACCTCAAGGCCGAAAAGTCGCGCAACTACAGCCTTGGCCTGGTGCTGGAGCCTGCCGACGACCTGACGGTGACGCTGGATGTGTATCGCATCGACATACGCGACCGCATCAGCCTCTCGTCCAACCTCTCGCTCAACCCGGCGACGGTTGCCTACCTGCAAGCCAACGGGGTCGGCAATATCAACTACACCACCGCGCGTTACTTCACCAATGCCACCGACACCAGCACCGACGGTGTCGACCTGGTGGCCAACTATCGCTATCAGTTCGATAACGGTATTCGCTGGAACAGCACCGTGGGCTACAACTACAACCACACCAAAGTCACCGACGTGAAGGCCAATCCGGCGGTCCTCGACAGTCTGGGTGCCAACCTGGTGCGGGTGGACCGTCGCGAGCGCATTGGTTTGCTCGGTGACACCACGCCCCAGCACAAGCTGAGCCTGGGCAACGATTTCACCTTCGGCCAGTGGGCGCTGCACAGCAACCTGGTGCGCTATGGTGAGTTCACCAGCTACCAGGCGGACAAGGTCAACGACCAGACCTTCAAGGCAGCCTGGGTGCTGGACCTGTCGGCGGATTACAAACTGAAGAACTGGACCTTCACCTTGGGCGGCGACAACGTCACCGACAAATACCCCGAGAAGGTCAATGCCTACGCCAGCAGCGGCGGCAATCTGGCCTATAGCACTTTTTCGCCGTACGGTTACAGCGGCGCGTTTTATTACGGTAAAGTTGCTTACAACTGGTAA
- the glpT gene encoding glycerol-3-phosphate transporter: MFAFFRPAAHQAPLPEEKIDSTYRRLRWQIFAGIFFGYAGYYLLRKNFSLAMPYLIDEGYTRGELGLAMSAIAIAYGLSKFLMGLVSDRSNPRYFLPFGLLVSAGVMFIFGFAPWATSSVTMMFILLFINGWAQGMGWPPSGRTMVHWWSQKERGGVVSVWNVAHNVGGGLIGPLFLLGMAWFNDWHAAFYVPATVALLVAAFAFITMRDTPQSVGLPPIEKYKNDYPEGYDASHEDEFSAKEIFVKYVLRNKMLWYIAFANVFVYLLRYGVLDWAPTYLKEAKHFTVDKSSWAYFFYEWAGIPGTLLCGWMSDKIFRGNRGLTGIVFMALVTVATLVYWLNPPGNPMVDMIALFSIGFLIYGPVMLIGLQALELAPKKAAGTAAGFTGLFGYLGGSVAASAAMGYTVDHFGWDGGFVLLIGACILAIAFLIPTLWHTNSVSSAR, encoded by the coding sequence ATGTTTGCTTTCTTTCGACCTGCCGCACACCAGGCGCCCCTGCCTGAAGAAAAAATAGACAGTACCTACCGACGGCTGCGCTGGCAGATCTTCGCCGGTATTTTCTTCGGTTACGCCGGCTACTACCTGCTGCGCAAAAACTTCTCCCTGGCCATGCCCTACCTGATCGACGAGGGTTACACCCGCGGTGAGCTGGGCCTGGCGATGTCGGCCATCGCGATCGCCTACGGCCTGTCCAAGTTCCTCATGGGCCTGGTGTCCGACCGCTCCAACCCGCGCTACTTCCTGCCCTTCGGCCTGCTGGTTTCAGCCGGGGTCATGTTCATTTTCGGTTTCGCACCCTGGGCAACGTCCAGCGTGACCATGATGTTCATTTTGCTGTTCATCAACGGTTGGGCCCAGGGCATGGGCTGGCCGCCAAGTGGGCGGACCATGGTGCACTGGTGGTCGCAGAAGGAACGCGGCGGCGTAGTGTCGGTATGGAACGTGGCGCATAACGTCGGCGGCGGCCTGATCGGCCCGCTGTTCCTGCTGGGCATGGCCTGGTTCAACGACTGGCATGCGGCCTTTTATGTACCGGCGACCGTGGCGTTGCTGGTGGCGGCGTTTGCCTTCATCACCATGCGTGACACCCCGCAGTCGGTAGGCCTGCCGCCTATCGAGAAGTACAAGAACGACTACCCGGAAGGCTACGACGCCAGCCACGAAGACGAATTCAGCGCCAAGGAAATCTTCGTCAAGTACGTACTGCGCAACAAAATGCTGTGGTACATCGCGTTCGCCAACGTGTTCGTCTACCTGCTGCGCTACGGCGTACTGGACTGGGCGCCGACCTACCTGAAAGAAGCCAAGCATTTCACGGTGGACAAGTCGTCCTGGGCGTATTTCTTTTACGAGTGGGCAGGTATCCCGGGCACGCTGCTGTGCGGCTGGATGTCGGACAAGATCTTCCGTGGCAATCGCGGCCTGACCGGCATCGTGTTCATGGCGCTGGTAACCGTGGCGACCCTGGTTTACTGGCTCAACCCGCCGGGAAATCCAATGGTCGACATGATCGCGCTGTTCTCCATCGGCTTTTTGATCTATGGCCCGGTGATGCTGATCGGCCTGCAGGCGCTGGAACTGGCACCGAAGAAAGCCGCCGGCACGGCTGCGGGCTTCACCGGCCTGTTCGGCTACCTGGGCGGTTCGGTGGCGGCGAGTGCGGCGATGGGCTACACCGTGGACCACTTCGGTTGGGACGGTGGTTTCGTGCTGCTGATCGGCGCGTGCATCCTGGCGATTGCGTTCCTGATCCCAACGCTGTGGCACACCAACAGCGTCAGCTCGGCGCGCTAA
- the ubiD gene encoding 4-hydroxy-3-polyprenylbenzoate decarboxylase has translation MKFKDLRDFVQQLEQRGELKRIQMPISPVLEMTEICDRTLRNKGPALLFENPTGYDIPVLGNLFGTPERVAFGMGAESVSELREIGKLLAFLKEPEPPKGLKDAWSKLPIFRKIIAMAPKVVKDAVCQEVVIEGDDVDLAMLPVQTCWPGDVGPLITWGLTVTKGPNKDRQNLGIYRQQVIGRNKVIMRWLSHRGGALDFREWCEKHPGKPFPVSVALGADPATILGAVTPVPDSLSEYAFAGLLRGNRTELVKCRGNDLQVPATSEIILEGVIHPGEMADEGPYGDHTGYYNEVDSFPVFTVERITHRIKPIYHSTYTGRPPDEPAILGVALNEVFVPILQKQFPEITDFYLPPEGCSYRMAIVTMKKSYPGHAKRVMLGVWSFLRQFMYTKFVIVTDDDINARDWNDVIWAITTRMDPKRDTVMIDNTPIDYLDFASPVSGLGSKMGLDATHKWPGETTREWGRVIVKDDAVTARVDAIWKELGID, from the coding sequence ATGAAATTCAAGGATCTTCGGGATTTCGTGCAGCAACTTGAGCAGCGCGGAGAGTTGAAACGTATCCAGATGCCGATTTCACCGGTACTGGAAATGACTGAGATTTGCGACCGTACCCTGCGCAACAAGGGCCCGGCGCTGCTGTTCGAGAACCCGACCGGCTATGACATCCCGGTGCTCGGCAACCTGTTCGGCACGCCCGAGCGCGTCGCCTTTGGCATGGGCGCCGAGTCGGTCAGCGAGTTGCGCGAGATCGGCAAGCTGCTGGCTTTCCTCAAGGAGCCCGAGCCGCCCAAAGGCTTGAAGGACGCCTGGTCGAAGCTGCCGATCTTTCGCAAGATCATTGCCATGGCGCCCAAGGTGGTCAAGGACGCGGTGTGTCAGGAAGTGGTCATCGAAGGCGATGATGTCGACCTGGCCATGCTCCCGGTGCAGACCTGCTGGCCCGGCGATGTCGGCCCGCTGATTACCTGGGGCCTGACCGTCACCAAAGGCCCGAACAAGGATCGCCAGAACCTGGGCATCTACCGTCAGCAAGTGATCGGTCGCAATAAAGTGATCATGCGCTGGCTGAGCCACCGTGGCGGCGCCCTGGACTTTCGTGAGTGGTGCGAAAAGCACCCGGGTAAGCCGTTCCCGGTTTCCGTGGCGCTGGGCGCCGACCCGGCCACCATCCTGGGCGCCGTGACGCCGGTGCCCGACAGCCTGTCCGAATACGCCTTTGCCGGCCTGCTGCGCGGCAATCGCACCGAACTGGTGAAATGCCGCGGTAACGACCTGCAGGTGCCAGCCACCTCCGAAATCATCCTCGAAGGCGTGATTCACCCCGGCGAAATGGCCGATGAAGGGCCTTACGGCGACCACACCGGTTATTACAACGAAGTCGACAGTTTTCCGGTGTTCACCGTTGAGCGCATCACCCACCGGATCAAACCGATCTACCACAGCACCTACACCGGCCGGCCACCGGATGAGCCTGCCATCCTCGGCGTGGCGCTGAACGAAGTGTTCGTGCCGATCCTGCAAAAGCAGTTCCCGGAAATCACCGACTTCTACCTGCCGCCGGAAGGTTGCTCGTACCGCATGGCCATCGTCACCATGAAAAAGTCGTATCCCGGCCATGCCAAGCGGGTAATGCTGGGTGTGTGGTCGTTTTTACGACAATTCATGTACACCAAGTTCGTTATTGTCACCGACGACGACATCAACGCTCGCGACTGGAACGACGTGATCTGGGCCATTACCACGCGTATGGACCCCAAGCGCGACACGGTAATGATCGACAATACGCCGATCGACTACCTCGATTTCGCCTCGCCGGTGTCGGGCCTCGGGTCAAAAATGGGCCTGGATGCCACGCACAAATGGCCGGGCGAAACCACCCGTGAGTGGGGCCGGGTAATCGTCAAGGATGACGCAGTGACGGCTCGCGTCGATGCAATCTGGAAAGAATTGGGAATAGATTGA
- a CDS encoding acyltransferase family protein, giving the protein MTTLAYRRDIDGLRAIAVLSVVLFHFGVPGITGGFVGVDVFFVISGFLITSIIWRERQAGRFSFIDFWARRARRILPALFVMIAATLAVGWFLLAPKDYEELGRSAHYQVTFTSNLLFSRQHGYFDASSDIKPLLHTWSLAVEEQFYIFFPLLLTLLSSRLKHWRLALFAVLLGSFGMSVWAVQHEPQKAFFLLHLRAWELLAGAMLAVLPKYEWRASPALAQGISLASLGLILIAVLGYDAKTPFPGATALLPVLGVVGLIWADGQQHTWVARLLSTRVMVGIGLISYSWYLWHWPVFVYAKYAAVDGLSALELGGLMLLSLVLGYLSWRFVETPFREKRLLATRKTILAAAMVGILGLGFTGLAIREFDGVPSRLSEQALRFAQAKKWSPELLACMADKDTPDERLFCHFGPQTQSVSALVWGDSHATALIPALKEGADRHDISLVEASFAGCIPLDGLENITRCAHFNHRVEKAMAEKKFSDVVLAARWSLYVYGQMSGDKEHALKDPSTGKYVRAVAEQRFAQGLRERIQALRAAGHKVWLVKEVPLQEIIVPYRLSRLAMMNRPVDGEGLAVAEHVKRQAFITQLFDELAAADSGVRVLDPAPLLCGTDGLCRVELNGRALYTDDNHLSDVGARHIEAFLEPLFSSLQSRGLTAN; this is encoded by the coding sequence ATGACCACTCTTGCTTACCGCAGAGACATCGACGGACTGCGTGCCATCGCTGTCCTTTCAGTCGTGTTGTTTCACTTCGGCGTACCTGGCATCACCGGCGGTTTCGTTGGCGTTGATGTGTTCTTCGTCATTTCCGGCTTTCTGATCACTTCCATTATCTGGCGCGAGCGTCAGGCCGGGCGCTTCAGTTTCATCGACTTCTGGGCCCGACGCGCACGGCGCATTCTGCCGGCGCTATTTGTCATGATTGCGGCGACATTGGCGGTGGGCTGGTTTCTGTTGGCGCCCAAGGACTACGAAGAGCTGGGGCGGTCTGCACACTATCAGGTGACCTTCACTTCCAATCTGCTGTTCTCGCGCCAGCATGGCTACTTCGATGCATCTTCGGACATCAAGCCCCTGCTGCATACCTGGTCACTGGCGGTGGAAGAGCAGTTCTACATCTTTTTCCCGCTGCTGCTCACGTTGCTCTCAAGTCGCCTGAAGCATTGGCGCCTGGCGCTGTTCGCGGTGTTGCTGGGCTCGTTTGGCATGAGTGTCTGGGCGGTTCAGCATGAGCCGCAGAAAGCCTTTTTCCTCCTGCACCTGCGGGCTTGGGAATTGCTGGCCGGCGCGATGCTGGCGGTGCTGCCCAAATATGAGTGGCGCGCCTCTCCTGCCCTGGCGCAAGGGATCAGCCTGGCTTCCCTGGGGCTGATTCTGATCGCCGTATTGGGTTACGACGCGAAAACACCGTTCCCCGGCGCAACCGCGCTGTTGCCTGTGCTGGGTGTCGTCGGCCTGATCTGGGCCGACGGCCAGCAACACACCTGGGTCGCGCGCCTGTTGAGCACGCGGGTAATGGTCGGCATCGGGCTGATTTCCTATTCCTGGTACCTCTGGCACTGGCCGGTGTTCGTGTACGCCAAGTACGCGGCGGTGGATGGCCTGAGCGCCCTGGAGCTGGGCGGGCTGATGCTGCTTTCGCTGGTGCTGGGCTATCTGTCATGGCGCTTCGTGGAAACGCCGTTCCGGGAAAAACGCTTGCTGGCCACCCGCAAGACGATTCTGGCGGCAGCCATGGTCGGCATTCTGGGGCTGGGCTTTACGGGCCTTGCGATACGCGAGTTCGACGGTGTGCCTTCGCGTTTGTCCGAACAGGCGCTGCGCTTCGCCCAGGCGAAGAAGTGGAGCCCGGAGCTGCTGGCGTGCATGGCTGACAAAGACACGCCCGATGAACGGTTGTTCTGCCATTTCGGTCCGCAAACCCAGTCCGTCTCGGCGCTGGTATGGGGCGACAGCCATGCCACCGCGCTGATTCCCGCACTCAAGGAAGGCGCTGATCGCCACGACATCAGCCTGGTTGAAGCCAGTTTCGCGGGCTGCATCCCGTTGGATGGCCTGGAGAACATCACCCGCTGCGCGCATTTCAACCATCGCGTGGAGAAGGCGATGGCCGAGAAGAAATTCAGCGATGTGGTGCTGGCGGCGCGTTGGAGTCTGTATGTCTATGGGCAAATGTCCGGTGACAAGGAGCATGCGCTCAAGGATCCGAGCACCGGCAAGTATGTGCGCGCGGTGGCTGAGCAGCGCTTTGCCCAGGGCCTGCGCGAGCGTATCCAGGCGCTGCGCGCTGCCGGGCATAAGGTCTGGTTGGTCAAGGAAGTGCCGCTGCAGGAAATCATCGTGCCTTACCGCCTCAGTCGCCTGGCGATGATGAACCGACCGGTGGACGGCGAAGGGCTCGCCGTGGCCGAGCATGTGAAGCGCCAGGCCTTTATCACCCAGTTGTTCGACGAGCTTGCGGCTGCCGACAGCGGTGTCAGGGTGCTGGATCCCGCGCCCTTGCTGTGTGGCACCGACGGGCTGTGCCGGGTGGAACTCAATGGCCGGGCGCTGTACACCGACGATAATCACCTTTCCGACGTGGGCGCGCGGCATATCGAGGCCTTCCTGGAGCCGTTGTTCAGTTCGTTGCAATCAAGAGGATTGACCGCCAATTAA
- a CDS encoding gamma-glutamylcyclotransferase encodes MTAIETDLLQLAYPPRLDLGPQLTHEQLMSSMQATMGRHKGGPVWLFAYGSLIWRPECSSTERVRARVHGYHRGLYLWSHEHRGTPELPGLVFGLDRGGSCSGFAYRLPEDQLEASLYALWQREMPYPSYRPHWLSCRLEDGSQVQALGFVLERHLPSYAGNLPDIVLNHVLQSACGRYGTTRDYVEQTVNALRSHAMPDKNLEARLKRCAKDCSGG; translated from the coding sequence ATGACCGCCATCGAAACCGATCTTTTGCAGTTGGCTTACCCTCCGCGGCTCGATCTGGGGCCGCAACTCACTCACGAACAATTGATGAGCTCGATGCAGGCCACTATGGGTCGGCACAAGGGTGGGCCGGTCTGGCTATTTGCGTATGGTTCGCTGATCTGGCGTCCTGAATGCTCCTCCACCGAGCGGGTGCGCGCACGGGTCCATGGCTATCACCGGGGCCTGTACCTGTGGTCCCACGAGCACCGCGGTACGCCGGAGTTGCCGGGCCTGGTGTTCGGGCTGGATCGCGGCGGGTCGTGCAGCGGGTTTGCTTACCGCTTGCCGGAGGATCAGCTGGAGGCTTCGCTTTATGCGTTATGGCAACGCGAGATGCCGTACCCGTCCTATCGACCGCACTGGCTCAGTTGCCGGCTGGAGGATGGCAGTCAGGTACAGGCATTGGGGTTTGTGCTGGAACGGCACTTGCCCAGCTATGCCGGCAACTTGCCTGATATCGTGCTCAATCATGTGCTGCAAAGCGCTTGCGGGCGTTACGGCACCACTCGCGATTATGTCGAGCAGACCGTGAACGCCCTGCGTAGCCACGCCATGCCAGATAAAAACCTGGAGGCGCGGCTCAAGCGTTGTGCAAAGGATTGCTCAGGCGGTTAG
- a CDS encoding sn-glycerol-3-phosphate transporter has product MKKFRLPGLLFLAQATTALAGETLAVEDEKGFWYAQTSVYTRHFAPDPEHNNNQDLIGLEHNEASGFVYGGATFRNSFRQRSYYAYAGKRYDMAEYPVYLKVTGGAIQGYRGKYRDKIPLNRYGVAPVIIPSVGTHYGPVAAEVVLLGFNAAMVTTGLRF; this is encoded by the coding sequence ATGAAGAAATTCCGATTGCCTGGCCTGTTGTTCCTCGCCCAGGCCACCACGGCACTGGCTGGCGAAACGCTGGCTGTCGAGGACGAAAAAGGCTTCTGGTACGCCCAGACCAGCGTCTACACCCGGCACTTCGCGCCTGACCCGGAGCACAACAACAACCAGGACCTGATCGGCCTGGAGCACAACGAAGCCTCGGGTTTTGTGTACGGCGGGGCGACGTTTCGCAATTCGTTCCGCCAGCGTTCGTACTATGCCTATGCAGGTAAGCGCTATGACATGGCCGAGTACCCGGTGTACCTGAAGGTCACGGGCGGGGCGATCCAGGGTTATCGCGGCAAGTATCGCGATAAGATCCCGCTGAACCGTTATGGCGTGGCGCCGGTGATCATCCCCTCGGTAGGCACGCATTACGGGCCGGTGGCGGCGGAAGTGGTGCTGCTGGGGTTCAATGCGGCGATGGTGACGACGGGGTTACGGTTCTGA